A genomic stretch from Candidatus Omnitrophota bacterium includes:
- a CDS encoding transposase, translating into MPRDRRHIPEAGFLHVISRGNNRRKIFRYERDLEAYYSILLQSKAEDRINISHYCLMSNHIHLILEVNEASNLSRFMKRVNLRYVYYYRRKYAYCGHLWQDRFKAKTIDNEEYLIQCGKYIELNPVRAGIVKRPEEYRFSSYLHYAYGAEDVLIQDNPFYSELGESQERRQTIYRDMIIEEMIEKGLRQEKIIEHSELIAV; encoded by the coding sequence ATGCCACGAGACAGAAGGCACATACCAGAGGCAGGTTTCCTGCACGTTATATCCAGAGGCAACAACAGAAGGAAGATATTTCGGTATGAGAGAGATTTAGAGGCGTATTATTCAATTCTTCTTCAAAGCAAAGCAGAAGACAGAATCAACATCTCTCATTATTGCCTGATGAGCAATCATATACACTTGATACTGGAGGTAAACGAAGCAAGCAACCTTTCCAGGTTCATGAAGCGGGTAAACCTGAGGTACGTCTACTATTACAGAAGAAAGTATGCCTACTGCGGCCATCTCTGGCAGGACAGGTTCAAGGCAAAGACTATAGACAATGAGGAATACCTTATTCAATGCGGCAAATACATAGAGCTGAATCCTGTTAGAGCGGGCATAGTCAAGAGACCTGAAGAATATCGGTTTTCCAGTTACCTCCACTATGCTTATGGAGCTGAGGATGTATTGATACAAGATAATCCTTTCTACTCTGAATTGGGAGAGAGCCAAGAGCGAAGGCAAACAATTTACAGAGATATGATTATAGAAGAGATGATAGAGAAGGGCCTAAGACAGGAAAAAATAATTGAGCACTCAGAACTTATTGCGGTATAA